The Vibrio navarrensis genome has a segment encoding these proteins:
- a CDS encoding VOC family protein: protein MNQHEKLNYVEFAAKDLESTKAFFSKVFGWEFVDYGSEYAAFSNEGLDGGFFKSERSSRTESGGALLVFYSSDIEATLDKVVKNGGEIIRPIFEFPGGCRFHFVEPSGNEFAVWSEARA, encoded by the coding sequence GTGAATCAGCATGAAAAGCTCAATTATGTAGAGTTTGCAGCGAAAGACTTAGAGTCAACGAAAGCGTTCTTTTCAAAGGTTTTTGGCTGGGAATTTGTTGATTATGGGTCTGAATACGCAGCTTTTTCAAATGAAGGTTTAGATGGTGGTTTTTTCAAATCTGAGCGTTCTAGTCGGACGGAAAGTGGTGGCGCACTTTTAGTTTTCTATAGTTCAGACATTGAAGCAACATTGGATAAAGTTGTGAAAAATGGCGGTGAAATCATCCGTCCAATTTTTGAATTTCCTGGAGGTTGCCGTTTTCATTTTGTGGAGCCAAGTGGTAATGAATTTGCTGTTTGGTCTGAAGCACGCGCATAA